gtgtttgaggttaaaaagtatataaatagtcaatttgtttttaaaaatgactgatcatttcgctagataagacccttcttcctcgggtgggatcgtttagagccatttgaagctgcatttaaactgcattttggaagttaaaaacttgggggcaccattgaagtccattatatggagataattcctgattttttttccctcaggaaacataatttcttattgactgaagaaagaaagaaagaaagaaagatacaaacatcttggatgacaagggggtgagtaaatgatatgtaaatttgttttggaagtgaacttctcctttagaGATATGAGCTTCAGGAAAGTTGACAGAGCATTCATTGTTCCTGTACATCCTTTTTGCCattcaaatgtaaatgtttttttgttttgttgttttttttgttttttttgtaatgtatccCATGTGGCTGTTACAAATTCTGCTGATTTGTCaacaagaaatgttttgtaaaatatttgtcaaaaaaagaatattgtgtaaattgcaaaaaaattcaacattctTTCTGTGGTGAGGACAGTgaaattgcataaaaataaacaaatattaacagcaaatgtgtgtatttgtgtaggCTTACTGCTTGTATTTTCCACCTCGGTTGTGTTTTGAAGTCTGTAGTGCGTTGTTGCTGGTCCAGGAGTGACTGCATCAGTGAGAACATTTTGGTGAATAAACTGTATAATTAAAGCTCTTTATTTAGCAGAATTtgaatttgtatataatatattgaaaTGTGGACTGTTCTTTAACAAACTACACAAAAAAAGGTAATCTGTTCTTTTGTACTAAACCAGCTGCTGATGTTGTTACTTTAGTCCTTCTCATGTCACATTAGGTTTATGAGGATGAATGTGTGAGAAATTACATTTGAGAGATGTATTTGGATTCTGTCTGGATGTTGTTACTGGTGTAGTGACTGGTTTAAGATCTGTAAAGACAAAATATAGACATATTACATAGATGCAGCAAATAAGTCCCTAGTAAATTATCTCTAGTCTTATTTTACAgttgctgaaaacaaaaattcatgATTCTtcaaattcatcattaaggGTTATGCTATAAAAGACAACAGGTTTGTATGTGTTATATTCTAATGTAGCTTGTAACAATCTGTTTAGATTTGAAGACTGCTGTGGAAGATGTGTTGAACGCACCACCATGACAGATGAAGGGCAGAGTGGTGTTGCATTGGATGTCATTCCATTTCCCTGTTTGGTTCACCGTCACTACAGTACAGTTGTAGTGCCTGTTGATGGGTTTCTTCTGGCTGAAACTCCAGAAACGAAAAGAAAAGTTGCTCTGATCTGACCACGACCAGGCATCTTTAAATAGTCCAATCCATACGTTATTGACATCATTTTCTGTGCAGTTTCTGACATTGGCTAAATCTGTGTGGAAGGTTCTGCAATACTCTTGGGCCTCCGTCCAGGATTTGTTCTTCTCAATCAGGATATACTTTTCATTGGCTGTTGCTaacaaacaacaagaaaaagttcaacaagaaaaagttcaaaattaataatgaaatacattcaaaatgtatttcattattaatgctTAATAGTTTCAACAGAAAATCTTACCATTGAAGCATACAAATTGCTTTTGTGAGTCACAGCTATCGTTAAACCATTTCCAATCATTGTCCATTGCAGCACAGTccctattattatttatatctgcattgttatttttcttatttttgaatATCTGTTCATTGTAGAAACTGTCAGACAAGGTCCAGTGCCATTCGAACACTTCACGTCTATAAAGTCCAATGTACACATCATATGAATAATCAGTTATGGTTTTGAACAAACTGTTCATCTCATCTTCATTATTTACAGTCGCCAGGTCAGTGTACATCTCACGACAGAATCTCTGAGCCTCAGTCCAGTTCTTTCTGATATTTATGAAGTGATACTGGTGAGTTATTCGGCTTGAAGTGAAGGGCAAAATCCCTGAGAAGAAAAAAGGATAAAAATTGATGAATCCATGCTTTGAAAACAGTCAAGAAAGATTATTAAAGTCTGCATTTAAAAAAGCTTACCTAAGACAGCGAAGAGAATGAGTAGCATGATGGTGCAGCATAGAAATGACATGAAGCATTAAAGCATATTACAATTCTCGTTACAAtatttccctttaaaaaaaacgatCTACATAGCCAAATAAAAACCACACTTCCTGTTCCTGTAACTGAACACAGACAGGGCAGAAACCACCAGAATGTTTGCCAGAACGTTAcagtttattttgatattttattgtaCTAACCGTAACCTTAAGCTAACAGTCTACTAATAGAGAGTTTTCATGATCCGTTATCCATctgccatattggcggcactgatgtaaaaacagtgccactgaactgagcgaaacttgcatattttgctaattattcCTGCTAAAATGGTCcattgttgtcatgttttgggctgtactaatcggtcggactgggaaaaacatttatagACAGCCAAAAGTTATAACCAATCAAAAAGAAGAGtacaaaaaactgtctgaggaacaaaaggcgtttgtggttggccaaaatgaatcaggatttccagggcaagaattcTGACaacattttgtgtttatttttatcatttccagtcaggtagttgaaatattaggctaatatcttaattaatactgctcacaCGTATCTtaaccacctattaactttagttaatggtaaaaatattgTGCCTCTTCCtacttactaagtccttctctatatgatttagcagcttccacatgtttaaattagcaaaacaatgtattcagtagtacattaaccatgcaatccatgctgttgtttacatccgagtatcgccaatatggcgcCAGTCATCCGGATTAACGTAAGTGTAAACCCTCTCTAATGAGATTTAGTTGACATactgcagttgcaaagttagtCTACAgaaggggtgctcaaccctgttcctggagatcttccttcctgcagagttcagctccaaccctgatcaaacacacctgaaccaactaattaggatctgaagaaGCACtagataattacagacaggtgtgtttgatcaaggttggaactaaactctgcaggaaggtagatctctaTGAAAaaggttgggcacccctggtctacAGAATGTCTAAGGGAACcatcaaaatgaaatgtgaccGAACGTTAGCCAAAGATCTGAGAACATTCACTGTGAGTTGGGTTTATGCTCTATTTTACAGACTTTTGGAAAATGTGTCTGCTCACTACATAATGCATCTAagtgcattatttttataaccTACTAAATAAGGGTTCAGTATTAAAAGGAGAAGTTAATTTccagataaaaaatgtacagattatttactcatccccatgtcgtccaagatgttcatgtctttctatcttcagtcgataagaaattacgtttcctgaggaaaacatttcaggaatgttctccatatagtggacttcaatggagcccccaaatttgaactttggaaattcagtttaaatgcagcttcaaatggttctaaacaatcccagccgaggaaaaagggtcttatctagcaagaCGATAGgctattttcaaaacaaattgacaatttatatactttttaacctcaaatgctcgttttgtctCATCTCTGTCATGCGCAtacatactctgtgtaatctgggtcaatacagttagggtatgtcaaaaaaaactcccgtctcgttttcttcttccatgtcaaaattgtcctacatcgctgttttatctttttttgtaaagggcatttgatcttctttgtatattcactttgtaaacactgggttggtacttctgcagcaatgtaggacaattttgaagttggggaagaaaatgaaatgggagtttttcgatataccctaactgtattgaccgtataaatctggaaaaaaaaaaagttcatgcagacttagacaagatgagcgtttgaggttaaaaagtatataaattgtcaatttgttttgaaaatgactgatcatttcgctagataagacccttcttccttggctggaatcgtttagagccatttgaagctgcatttaaactgcattttggaagttcaaaacttgggagcaccattgaagtccattatatggagataattcctgatttttttcctcaagaaacataatttataatcgactgaagaacgaaagatacaaacatcttggatgacaaggaggtgagtaaatgatctgtaaatttttgttctggaagtgaacttctcctttagaGATATGAGTTCCAGGAAAGTTGACAGAGCATTCATTGTTCCTGTACATCCTTTTTTGCCattcaaatgtaaatgtttttttgtttttttgtaatgtatccCATGTGTCTGTTACAAATTCTGCTGATTTGTCaacaagaaatgttttataaaatttttgtcaaaaaaagaatattgtgtaaattccaaaaaaaaaattcaacattctTTCTGTGGTGAGGACAGTGAAATtgcataaaattaaacaaatattaacagCAAATCACTTATCTTGCTCTGTACCTgtagtgtgtatttgtgtagaCTGACTGCTTGTATTTTCCTCCTTGGTTGTGTTTTGAAGTCTGTACTGTGTCGTTGCTGGTCCAGGAGTGACTGCATCAGTGAGAACATTTTGGTGAAAAAACTGTATAATTAAAGCTCTTTATTTAGCAGAATTtgaatttgtatataatatattgaaaTGTGGACTGTTCTTTAACAAACTACACAAAAAGGTAATCTGTTCTTTTGTACTAAACCAGCTGCTGATGTTGTTACTTTAGTCCTTCTCATGTCACATTAGGTTTATGAGGATGAATGTTTGAGAAATTACATTTGAGAGATGTATTTGGATTCTGTCTGGCTGTTGTTACTGGTGTAGTGACTGGTTTAAGATCTGTGAAGGCAAAATATAGACATATTACATAGATGCAGTAAATAAGTCTCTAGTAAATTATCTctagttttattttacaattgctgaaaacaaaaattcatgATTCTtcaaattcatcattaaggGTTATGCTATAAAAGACAACAGGTTTGTATGTGTTATATTCTAATGTAGCCTGTAACAATCTGTTTAGATTTGAAGACTGCTGTGGAAGATGTGTTGAACCCACCACCATGACAGATGAAGGGCAGAGTGGTGTTGCACTGTATGTCATTCCATTTCCCTGTTTGGTTCACCATCACTACAATACAGTTGTAGTGCCTGTTGATGAGTTTCGTCTGGCTGAAATTCCAGAAACGAAATGAAAAGTTGCTCTGATCTGACCACGACCAGGCATCTTTAAATAGTCCAATCCATACGTTATTGACACCATTTTTTGTGCAGGTTCTGACATTGGCTAAATCTGTGTGGAAGGTTCTGCAATACTCTTGGGCCTCCGTCCAGGATTTGTTCTTCTCAGTCAGGATATACTTTTCATTGGCTGTTGCTaacaaacaacaagaaaaagttcaacaagaaaaagttaaaaattaataatgaaatgcattcaaaatgtatttcattattaatgctTAATAGTTTCAACAGAAAATCTTACCATTGAAGCATACAAATTGCTTTTGTGAGTCACAGCTATCGTTAAACCATTTCCAATCATTGTCCATTGCAGCACAGCCcccattattatttatatctgtgtggttatatttcttatttttgaaTATCTCTTCATTGTAGAAACTGTCGGACAGGGTCCAGTGCCATCTGAACACTTCACCTCTATAAAGTCCAATGTACACATCATATGAATAATCAGTTATGGTTTTGAACAAATTGTTCATCTCATCTTCATTATTTACAGTCGCCAGGTCAGTGTACATCTCACGACAGAATCTCTGAGCCTCAGTCCAGTTCTTTCTGATATTTATGAAGTGATACTGGTGAGATATTCGGCTTGAAGTGAAGGGCAAAATCCCTGAGAAGAAAACAGGATAAAAATTGATGAATGCCATGCCTTGAAAAACAGTCAAGAAAGATTATTAAAGTCTGTATTTTCAAAGCTTACCTAAGACAGCAAGGAGTATGAATAGCATGATGGCGCAGCATAGAAATGACATGCGTTAAAGCATATTACAATTCTCATTACAAtatttccctttaaaaaaaaaaaaaaaaaaaaaaaaaaaaaacagacctaCATAACCAAATGAAAACCATACTTCCTCTTCCTGTAACTGAACACAGAAGGGGCAGAATACACAAAGAGTTTTTTGATCCTCTGTTGGAAACTACCTCATAATagactaaaataaatgacatttgaatACTTACTTCctatgaaacatttaaatattttaggcaaagttgttcagaatgaggagatctatcatatgatatgaatattgagTGTATGCATAAAACATGGCATGAATATAGAGACGAAAAACTTGTTAGCGCTACCTAGTGgcagatttctttcaaatttctcacagacctttaggcccataagtcaaacaggcccactgtGTTCCATTCCGATTgacctctgttaaccttgtctaataggtgctcaaaataCATTGgccaatggcagccatgttttttaaaatatgtaaatgtgcttacagacacttgtggcactttgtacattttttcatgttGATTTGACAGATGGttggccatttttatgtttttcccccACTTATTGCACCACCAATTGGCCAAGctctgagactttttttttcatgtgatctcagattgagctcctacataagtgttctgagtttggtgaagatatctcattccattttAAACTTATAGCCATTTTATTAAAAGGGGCCCtgcctttttttaatgtttaatgtgagTCACAAGTACagctccagagaatctttctgcactggtttagttccgatcgggcgaaaaaaccttggactagttcgcaaaagtaagtttttcaaaaaatccaaaataccctaACAACACTGTGactgacagtttaggagttatgagcgatttttttttttttttttttttttgattgctGTAGTGGTGTGGTCAGGCTGactggggtgagccttggtgatgTTGTAGGTAGAGTGaatactaccatccctccaagtttcaagtctctacgattTACTGTTTAGTCATTATGGCTGTCATTTTGCATAGGAAATTGTGCAGCATTTTCACTTTTATAAGAGTTGAAGTGCCAGCTATGGCCCAATGTCTATGTTTCCATGCTTGTTTAGAGTCATGTGATGCATGTGCTTACCTACCACACCCATTTTGTAaatgaccctgttatagctaAAGGAGaaagttcaacattttttgataattgttgatcttttcaaacctgtcctggaggcaccctgctctgcacattttttaTGTCTCCCTTGTTAGACACACCCAAATCAGGTCTTGCAGTCTCTACTAATAAACTGATgatttgaatcaggtgtgttagatgaggAAGACATGCAAAATGGGCAGGGCAGGGGTGcctccaggacaggtttgaaaaccTCTGACCTAGAAGGACCTAGAAAGaaagtgttttgttgttgttgttgttgttgttgttgtttgtttcgaTCAACCTCctttaaccttgtctaacaggtgcgcAAACTTCATTGGCCAGCGGCTAATGACCATGTTTTatttgagatatgcaaatatGGGGCTAAAGGAACcccttaagaaaaaatgtgcttttcactgcaccacaagtgtatgattgcagaaaaatatatatgtttgtactgaacatttccggagcaacagattttgtgcgaaaataaatcaaacaagttgttcattttgtttaaaaatcttacaaatgtatgaggtggcaggggggggccttttaccccacacacggGGACTTATAGTTTGGTCTGCCCGGTCGGTTTTACTGATTGAGATTACTGATCCTTGGTCATTATAACAattagggtttcagcactatgTGCTTGAGCccctataaataatatatatgaattcATAGACCAAAATAATGCAacatcagtgttttgttttgtttttttttcatattgaaGACAGCATCAAAAATACTGACAGTAAGCGTTTCTTTTACCTTGCTCTGGACCTGTGGTGAGAATTTGTGTTGGTTGTATGCTTGTATTTTTCCCCACAGAATTAGTTGTTGCTAGTCTAGCAGTAGCTGTATCATGGAGAACATTTTGGTTAATCAGTTGCATAGTTAATGCTTTTGCTGTAACATTTGTAACATGTTGAAATATGTTGAAACACATTTCtcatgtattaaaaaaagtgttaaatgtTCAAAGGATAATATGATTCTGactgcatttttaaaggaacacttcacttttttgaaaataggctcatttttcaactccccctagagttaaacagttgagttttaccgttttctaaGCCAATCTCTGGgcctggcggtagcacttttagcatagcttggcatagatcattgaatctgattagaccgttagcatctcgctcaaaaatgaccaaagagtttagatatttttcctatttaaaacttgactcttctgtagttacattgtgtactaagactgatggaaaatgaaaagttgcaattttctagGCCGATATGTCTAGGAACTATATTGTGTCAGGCGTTCACCTCAACCACCCTCACAAGCCACTGCACAGGAAGCTCCACCTACCCGGTCCTCATCACCTGAATACTAATTACATTCACCTGTTATCCACTCCCTATAAAAGGAACTGTTTGCCAGTCAAGCTTTGTCTGGTCTCAGATGCACACCAGATCGCCCTGCTCCCTGAAAGACTTGACTTCTTTTATGTGGATTACTCTCTGGTTCCTGTGTTCATCCCTGGCTTGTTGTGTTTGGACTCTATTCACGACCCACTTCAGGAAAGTCTGCCATACTTACAAGTTCATCTGTTTAACCCTGCCTAATCCTTCATTAAACATTGTATCCAGTTTCACTTACTTGTTGTCTCCTCCTGTGTgttcgtctgtgtgtgtgtagcgtgacagaagaccagacctCTCACAAAGATGAGCACCGAGACGCCAGCTGCAAGCGATCCATTCACGGAGTTGGTGAACGCCTTCAAAGCGGCCTTAATTCCACCTGCACCGCCATCTGCCTCAGGAAGTCCCATGGCCATACCCGCTAAATATGCGGGTGAGGCAGCTGAGTGTAGCGGTTTCCTATTGCAAGTAAATCTATACATCCAAATGCAACCGCAACAGTTTCCCACGGAACAGACGAAGGTGGCTTTCCTCACATCACTCCTTTCCGATAAGGCCCTGAAGTGGGCAGAGGCCATATGGAACTCCAACAACCCGATTATCAACTCATACGATCAGTTTGTCTCTCATTTTTCTGAAGTTTTCAGTACAGCCACCGGTGCATTATCCACATCAGACCAACTCTTCCGCTTACGTCAAGGCTCTTCTTCGATCCACGACTACACTCTTCACTTCCGCACGCTGGCGGCGGCTAGCGGTTGGAACGAAATCTCCTTGCTGGGTGCGTACCGCCAGGGATTGAATCCCGAAATTAGATCTGCGATGGCGATTTATGATGATAATATCGGACTGGAGGCATTTTTGTTGCGCACCACGCGCGTTTCTCAGCAGCTAGCCGCCTGCCAGCCTCCCATTACCGCTCCTCAGGTTGCCTCGGTGGCTGCTAGCACTCCAGTACCAGAACCCATGCAAGTGGATTCCACCCGCCTTTCTTGCACGGAACGTAATCGCCGTATCAGCCAGGGACTATGCATTTACTGCGGACAATCCGGACATATTCTCCGTACTTGCCCCATCCGACCCCCACGCCCGTTGGTGAGTACGATTACCTCTGAAATCGAACCTACTTTGCTCACGTTAATACCGGTAACCTTGCATACTTCTGATCATATGATTTCCATATCTGCTTTGATTCAGGCTCCT
The sequence above is drawn from the Labeo rohita strain BAU-BD-2019 chromosome 16, IGBB_LRoh.1.0, whole genome shotgun sequence genome and encodes:
- the LOC127178473 gene encoding C-type mannose receptor 2-like, which translates into the protein MYTDLATVNNEDEMNNLFKTITDYSYDVYIGLYRGEVFRWHWTLSDSFYNEEIFKNKKYNHTDINNNGGCAAMDNDWKWFNDSCDSQKQFVCFNATANEKYILTEKNKSWTEAQEYCRTFHTDLANVRTCTKNGVNNVWIGLFKDAWSWSDQSNFSFRFWNFSQTKLINRHYNCIVVMVNQTGKWNDIQCNTTLPFICHGDLKPVTTPVTTARQNPNTSLKFTPGPATTQYRLQNTTKEENTSSQSTQIHTTGILPFTSSRITHQYHFINIRKNWTEAQRFCREMYTDLATVNNEDEMNSLFKTITDYSYDVYIGLYRREVFEWHWTLSDSFYNEQIFKNKKNNNADINNNRDCAAMDNDWKWFNDSCDSQKQFVCFNATANEKYILIEKNKSWTEAQEYCRTFHTDLANVRNCTENDVNNVWIGLFKDAWSWSDQSNFSFRFWSFSQKKPINRHYNCTVVTVNQTGKWNDIQCNTTLPFICHGDLKPVTTPVTTSRQNPNTSLKFTPGPATTHYRLQNTTEVENTSNRPKDNLILVRENLTWTEAASYCKKHYVDLVSIHSEELQNRTVRKAIQASTSHVWLGLRYTCRFDFWFWIKNTEEGCYQNWVPGHGPHGKKECGLSGAMESTGGAPLVRDSRE